Sequence from the Symbiopectobacterium purcellii genome:
TTTGTTCAATGTGTTGTTGCCAACATCAAAAATCCGGCTAACTTAGAAAAGACGCGTCCAATATTGCTGATGGTGACCCATGAAAGAGCTTCCCAAAATTAATCAACTCCGGAATTTTCAGGCAATCATTCGCTATGGAAGCATCAGAACGGCATCACAAGCGCTGTTTCAAACGCAACCGGCCATGACACGCAGTATTCAGGAGTTAGAAAGAATATTGGGCGTTACCCTGTTAGCCCGAGGGCCTCAAGGCATGGTGCTAACCAAGATGGGCCGCATTTTTGAACCCAGAGTGGCGATGCTGCTTAACGATCTGGAAAGGGCCGTTGATGAACTGCACCAGGCTAGCCAAATATCACAAGGTTCCGTTGTGTTTGGCTGCTCACATTTGCCCGCCTTCAGTATCATGCCCGCATTGATCAACAAATTTCAAAAAGAACACCCGAATGCCACGATCACCATTATAGAAGGACAATTATCTGAACTGATCACGTCGTTACGCTTAGGGAGAATAGACTTCTACCTTGGCATTGCTTCACCAGAAATAGCCATGAATGAGTTTTTCATCGAGAATGCTATCAAAGCAGAATTTTGCATTATGGCACGGCATGGGCATCCGTTAGCGGGCAGCACCACACTCATCCAATTGCAAGGGTGTAAATGGTATTTCCCAAATTCCAGAACGGGATACTACAAGGAGCTCGAAAAACATATTTTCCCCAACGGCAAGCC
This genomic interval carries:
- a CDS encoding LysR substrate-binding domain-containing protein yields the protein MKELPKINQLRNFQAIIRYGSIRTASQALFQTQPAMTRSIQELERILGVTLLARGPQGMVLTKMGRIFEPRVAMLLNDLERAVDELHQASQISQGSVVFGCSHLPAFSIMPALINKFQKEHPNATITIIEGQLSELITSLRLGRIDFYLGIASPEIAMNEFFIENAIKAEFCIMARHGHPLAGSTTLIQLQGCKWYFPNSRTGYYKELEKHIFPNGKPADSRIIYGDSMTIGEQLVTNEDYLFIGPKAILNVDHIKDIVSIVPIKETLPDAEYTLIYKQQLGLTPLAKTLMDEINAACTAYLARGV